One Suricata suricatta isolate VVHF042 chromosome 15, meerkat_22Aug2017_6uvM2_HiC, whole genome shotgun sequence DNA segment encodes these proteins:
- the ELOC gene encoding elongin-C, giving the protein MDGEEKTYGGCEGPDAMYVKLISSDGHEFIVKREHALTSGTIKAMLSGPGQFAENETNEVNFREIPSHVLSKVCMYFTYKVRYTNSSTEIPEFPIAPEIALELLMAANFLDC; this is encoded by the exons ATGG atggagaagagaaaacctaTGGTGGCTGTGAAGGCCCTGATGCCATGTATGTCAAATTGATATCTTCGGATGGTCATGAGTTTATTGTAAAAAGAGAACACGCACTAACATCCGGAACAATAAAAGCCATGTTGAGTGGCCCAG GCCAGTTTGCTGAGAACGAAACTAATGAAGTCAATTTTAGAGAGATTCCTTCACATGTGCTATCAAAAGTATGCATGTATTTTACCTACAAGGTTCGCTACACTAACAGCTCCACGGAGATTCCTGAATTCCCAATTGCACCTGAAATTGCACTGGAACTGCTGATGGCTGCGAACTTCCTagattgttaa